One window of Lepeophtheirus salmonis chromosome Z, UVic_Lsal_1.4, whole genome shotgun sequence genomic DNA carries:
- the LOC121130363 gene encoding uncharacterized protein, with protein MKSLPVCLLVLCSAISIDAGLFFRRTGRNSPPLSSYGAGQVGVVSSSGVVSPSLGGSAGSSFSGSAGSGAASGGAGYSAGGVAAAVAGPAAPIIAILSETNNAPGTLGDNGNFDTAFESENGIKQQAVGSTVSIGEESVVTMKGSYEYVGPDGQTYVVDWIADENGFQPSAAHLPKDVPIPFPEIAEAVEAQIAFAAQEDAAGGSAAKGGSAGGFDGSVATAGTGGFGGQSFGASGSNPSLAPLSSYGRQ; from the exons ATGAAGAGTCTC ccCGTTTGCCTTTTGGTTCTCTGCTCCGCCATCAGCATTGATGCTGGATTATTCTTCAGAAGAACTGGTCGTAATTCTCCTCCACTGAGTTCATACGGTGCTGGACAAGTTGGTGTTGTCTCTTCATCAGGTGTAGTATCCCCTTCTTTGGGTGGATCTGCTGGATCTTCCTTCAGTGGATCTGCTGGTAGTGGTGCCGCTTCTGGAGGAGCTGGGTATTCTGCTGGTGGTGTAGCTGCTGCAGTAGCTGGACCTGCTGCCCCTATCATCGCAATCTTGAGTGAAACCAACAATGCTCCCGGAACACTTGGAGATAATGGTAACTTTGACACTGCTTTTGAATCCGAAAATGGAATCAAACAACAAGCTGTTGGATCTACCGTCTCCATTGGAGAAGAATCTGTCGTCACCATGAAGGGATCTTACGAATACGTTGGACCTGATGGTCAAACTTACGTTGTAGACTGGATCGCTGATGAGAATGGATTCCAACCCTCTGCTGCTCATCTCCCCAAGGATGTCCCCATCCCATTCCCCGAAATTGCTGAAGCCGTCGAAGCTCAAATTGCTTTCGCTGCACAAGAAGATGCTGCAGGAGGTTCTGCTGCCAAGGGGGGATCTGCTGGTGGATTTGATGGATCTGTTGCCACAGCTGGTACTGGTGGATTCGGAGGACAATCTTTTGGGGCCTCTGGTAGCAACCCATCTCTTGCTCCCCTTTCTAGCTACGGAAGACAATAA
- the LOC121130317 gene encoding uncharacterized protein encodes MKSFVLYTLLLSSALVIDASVLHRRFRRDHGAPLSSYGAGPLPLGQASSHSHNHVAAPFNGAGSSSGGSAGGAGSSFSGSPATGGAASGPAAPVVAIISESSNAPGTLGDNGDFDTAFEAENGIKQQAVGSTVTIGEESVVTMKGSYEYVGADGQTYVVDWIADENGFQPSAAHLPKDVPIPFPEIAEAVEAQIAFAAQEDAAGGSAGKGGSAGGFGGSVATGGAGGFGGSTGAGGFQQSFGASGNTPSVAPLSSYGRK; translated from the exons atgaagtcattt gtTTTGTATACTCTTTTGTTGAGCTCTGCTCTCGTGATTGACGCTAGTGTCTTGCACAGACGCTTTAGACGTGATCACGGAGCTCCATTGAGCAGCTACGGTGCTGGTCCATTACCTCTTGGCCAAGCTTCATCCCACAGCCACAACCATGTTGCAGCTCCCTTTAATGGTGCCGGATCTTCCTCCGGTGGATCTGCTGGTGGTGCTGGATCTTCATTCAGTGGATCTCCTGCTACTGGAGGAGCTGCATCCGGACCTGCTGCTCCCGTTGTTGCCATCATCAGTGAATCAAGCAATGCTCCCGGAACCCTTGGAGACAACGGTGACTTTGACACCGCTTTTGAAGCCGAAAATGGAATAAAACAACAAGCTGTTGGATCTACCGTCACCATTGGAGAAGAATCTGTCGTCACCATGAAGGGATCTTACGAATACGTTGGTGCTGATGGTCAAACTTACGTCGTAGACTGGATCGCTGATGAGAATGGATTCCAACCCTCTGCTGCTCATCTCCCCAAGGATGTCCCAATCCCATTCCCCGAAATTGCTGAAGCTGTCGAAGCACAAATTGCTTTTGCTGCACAAGAAGATGCTGCAGGAGGTTCTGCTGGGAAGGGTGGATCTGCTGGTGGATTTGGTGGATCTGTTGCCACAGGTGGTGCTGGTGGATTCGGTGGTTCTACTGGAGCTGGTGGATTCCAACAATCCTTCGGTGCTTCTGGTAACACCCCATCTGTTGCTCCTCTTTCTAGttatggaagaaaataa